The following coding sequences lie in one Yamadazyma tenuis chromosome 3, complete sequence genomic window:
- the VAM6 gene encoding Vacuolar morphogenesis protein 6 (COG:U; BUSCO:EOG09260SJV; EggNog:ENOG503NY6X), giving the protein MVEPVEKRRKVEQDTVPVSGNGKTNVRKSKVFSPFRVLGNVSNDVPFALGTLGSTFYVVTSVGHSFQIYDVATLHLLFVSQSQTPSKITALAAHYHYVFCGHGSKIGIYRRGRLEETLECPTQSVIHNILTFGEFLVATSRAGEIFTFKKSGKKYPSELHSSLYSINNSIHGEIVGIVHPPTYLNKVVVATTQHIFVLNVNTGKMLFQSPEDQIDDDNISTIEYAPVLDVIAIGTVKGGVYLYNIKKGKVISSRITAADEASGTKVVSLSFRTDGSPHLVAGLSNGDLFFYELEKKSRIHILKNAHKESYGGIANVKFLNGQSIVVSNGGDNSLKEFVFDPTISTTNSSVISPPRHLRSRGGHSAPPVNIEFPQENKSHFILSASSDRSFWSFSLRKDAQAQEMSQREQKSQDNKRQAGQVKSMREKFPEILAIASNQAREGDWENIVTAHKEEPFARTWDSQTKRVGRFHLNTVDGSFISSVCMSHCGNFALVGSVNGGIGSYNLQSGALRKKYMLHKKAVTGICMDGMNQKMVSGGLDGIVGFYNFGKSTFLGKLDLESPITKMVYHKGSDLVACVLDDLSIVVVDVATQRVVRILYGHTNRITGMDFSPDGRWIVSVALDGTLRTWDLPSGGCIDGVFLPTVATGVKFSPIGDLLATTHVTGNGIFLWTNRAQFRPISTRHVEEEEFANILLPNSSGDGGSTLIEGALDDEQNDSLDENSIRDTETEQLDGSLVTLSLGPRSKYNTLMHLDVIKQRSKPKEAPKKPKNAPFFLSLSGDIVGDTAVEDENGQRKINKFRNPEAVDADGMELEDANSRLLKYKADGSSQNFESEFTRLLREGSQTKDYSQFLKYVVDLVPAATDMEIRSLNSFPPLTEMQSFIDALTQGVETNMNYEIYQALFAMFLKNHGDVVYGYNDTELIEALENFTSVNQTKKLALDELAKYCSGVIDMNIDVIRPASRLNSSSPVKITAVYYDKEKLYVGFASGDFSIYDVDIITESDQRKAPSITSFKSLTDIRTYFMDTKSSNFHHDMTFPNVNGDSTPVSRIEIVSNNSSTNRIIFAITNNDIIRIFEKIGNHLNLIQVMDETKAYHELLVYEVNGKKHMTVGVKKKLIIFEMVYKTRNLFRFNKISEQSLKERVKAISCMNLQLGLHLIIGLSNDFLLVDVNDDFRITGLFPENSDNNEMYYYFNHSTFSYFGLSSSGPSIRILKANEDEYCLIKDNQIIILSSKDSAISVKESNVKLSASPVFLSFIYPSYLLVVYNKKVEIIDLESGELVQKIHHQINSNSIPVFVNDAFIFLGANTDLIQFNILNFQQQIDQYLRFGFGDDRRNSKKDPKTDLALVGLQRALKFVEKIDEEDEFFGGSRVGKEKKKQLMLRDLNKQRAFILFERYGKYHESLIEICSDWLVSYKDVLDLFPDFLKREFYDRSNATIANEALKNTRNVVKKITLDELQQSKLNALTTADSATEVENDRSSKATLTSRMPSTIFGQTKSQNLRKFGKAINNLIIYLTDQRRIHLAFLNDEGFFWKGINITPVDLYDFITPELMTSSLNQIAIEIDTCLFLCYFYCKPMLLGPLLRLPNNCCDASIVNQCLLSNHDSDNNFLKELLDFYFGRKLHKEALEMLYKLAHEDNDNEALESGGISHLTIQYLQKLGNIELGLVFEHSKWLLTDPDQDPMLNGKLIFMNETYECESYDNFKVLEYFVEVICSEELAVEYLEWIIFESDFNDQPNKQHIMPKFHTKLCLMYLNILKEMDRNDAGFETSEPYQKLYKFLQTTSLYEPWTVLKHIPTNEVKLLRFTIFIYKRLGEHDKAIDVLYGQLDDLDSAIKYCSDIYTENNKDLGTKLLHKLLEDLLMNYTENTDSISKLLKSQGSKMDTLRVLTSLPPSFPVRKLDRFLSNQYRMSKKTLVDSRLASQLYKVGNIKLQHELLMRSNKSYTIESSKKLCPICKKRLGYSVFTVRNDQIVHYACYQTEVGN; this is encoded by the exons TACATCTAGGGCCGGTGAAATATTCacgttcaagaaatcagGAAAGAAATATCCAAGTGAACTTCACAGCTCTTTATACTCCATAAACAACAGCATTCATGGAGAAATTGTTGGGATTGTACACCCTCCAACATACCTAAACaaagtggtggtggccaccACCCAGCATATTTTTGTGTTGAATGTCAACACTGGTAAAATGTTATTCCAGTCACCCGAAGACCAAATCGACGATGATAACATATCAACTATCGAATACGCTCCAGTATTGGATGTTATTGCCATAGGCACAGTCAAAGGTGGAGTATATTTGTACAACATCAAAAAGGGAAAAGTGATTAGTTCCAGAATCACTGCTGCTGATGAGGCCAGTGGAACCAAGGTGGTATCTTTATCATTCAGAACTGACGGTTCACCCCATTTGGTCGCTGGTTTGAGTAATGGAGATTTATTCTTCTACgaattggagaagaagtCCAGAATCcatatcttgaagaacgCACATAAAGAAAGCTATGGTGGAATTGCCAAtgtcaagttcttgaacgGTCAATCGATTGTTGTAAGTAACGGAGGAGATAACAGCTTAAAagagtttgtgtttgatcCAACTATTTCGACTACAAATTCCTCGGTTATTTCACCACCTCGTCATCTCCGTTCCCGTGGAGGTCATTCAGCTCCCCCGGTTAATATCGAGTTCCCACAAGAGAACAAATCTCATTTCATTCTCAGTGCCTCCAGTGACCGGTCATTTTGGTCTTTCTCTTTAAGGAAGGATGCCCAAGCTCAAGAGATGTCTCAAAGAGAACAGAAGTCTCAGGACAACAAAAGACAAGCCGGACAGGTGAAGTCAATGAGAGAAAAGTTTCCAGAAATCCTTGCTATTGCTTCTAATCAAGCCCGTGAAGGAGATTGGGAGAATATAGTCACCGCTCACAAGGAAGAACCATTTGCCAGAACATGGGACTCTCAAACCAAAAGAGTCGGCCGGTTCCATTTGAACACTGTTGATGGAAGTTTTATTTCTTCTGTGTGCATGTCCCATTGTGGAAACTTTGCCTTAGTAGGGTCAGTGAATGGTGGTATTGGAAGTTATAACTTACAATCAGGAGCCCTTCGTAAGAAGTACATGTTGCATAAGAAAGCCGTAACTGGAATCTGTATGGATGGAATGAACCAAAAGATGGTGAGTGGTGGATTAGATGGTATTGTGGGATTCTACAACTTTGGAAAGCTGACGTTCTTGGGCAAATTGGATTTGGAATCTCCAATCACGAAGATGGTTTATCATAAGGGATCCGACTTGGTGGCTTGTGTATTGGATGACTTGTCGATAGTGGTAGTTGATGTTGCTACTCAGAGAGTGGTCAGAATCCTCTATGGTCATACTAATAGAATTACTGGAATGGACTTTTCTCCCGATGGAAGATGGATTGTGTCTGTGGCATTGGATGGAACATTGAGAACATGGGACTTACCTTCTGGTGGTTGTATTGATGGTGTGTTTTTACCTACCGTGGCCACTGGGGTGAAGTTTTCTCCAATTGGTGATTTACTTGCTACTACTCATGTCACTGGTAATGGGATCTTCTTGTGGACAAATAGAGCACAATTTAGACCCATTTCCACCAGACatgtggaagaagaagagtttgcTAATATTCTTTTACCTAATAGTTCCGGAGATGGAGGGTCAACGTTAATAGAAGGTGCTCTTGATGACGAACAGAACGATAGTCTAGACGAAAATTCCATCAGAGACACCGAAACAGAGCAGCTTGATGGCTCCTTGGTAACGTTGTCTTTGGGACCCAGATCCAAATATAATACGTTGATGCACTTGGATGTCATTAAGCAAAGAAGTAAACCCAAAGAAGCCCCCAAAAAACCTAAAAATGCTCCGTTCTTCTTATCTCTCTCAGGAGACATTGTTGGAGACACagcagttgaagatgaaaacGGACAACGGAAAATCAATAAGTTCAGAAATCCCGAGGCTGTAGATGCCGATGGTATGGAACTCGAAGATGCCAACAGcaggttgttgaagtacaagGCTGATGGTTCTTCTCAGAACTTCGAGTCCGAATTCACCAGATTGTTGAGAGAGGGATCTCAAACAAAAGACTATAGCCAGTTTTTGAAGTACGTGGTTGATTTAGTACCAGCCGCTACCGACATGGAAATCAGGTCTCTTAACTCATTTCCTCCGTTGACTGAAATGCAAAGCTTTATCGATGCCTTAACCCAAGGAGTGGAAACCAACATGAACTACGAGATATATCAGGCATTGTTTGCaatgtttttgaagaatcaTGGTGATGTGGTGTACGGCTATAATGATACAGAGTTGATAGAAGCACTTGAGAATTTCACGTCTGTCAACCAAACCAAAAAACTTGCACTTGacgagttggccaagtatTGCTCTGGTGTCATTGAT ATGAATATTGACGTGATAAGACCCGCCAGCAGGCTCAATTCGTCGAGCCCGGTCAAAATCACGGCGGTATATTATGACAAGGAGAAGCTCTATGTGGGGTTTGCCTCGGGTGACTTCAGTATCTACGATGTGGACATTATCACGGAGTCTGACCAACGGAAAGCTCCTCTGATAACTTCGTTCAAATCCCTTACCGACATACGAACGTATTTCATGGACACGAAAAGTTCCAACTTCCACCATGACATGACATTTCCGAATGTCAATGGCGATAGCACACCCGTAAGTCGAATCGAAATTGTGTCCAACAATTCTTCTACGAATAGGATCATCTTTGCGATAACCAATAACGACATTATCCGGATTTTTGAGAAAATAGGGAACCACTTGAATCTTATTCAAGTGATGGATGAAACAAAGGCATATCatgagttgttggtgtatGAAGTTAACGGTAAGAAACACATGACTGTGGGAGttaagaagaaactcatTATATTTGAGATGGTGTACAAAACACGAAACTTATTCCGGTTCAACAAGATTAGTGAACAGTCGTTGAAGGAAAGAGTCAAGGCTATAAGTTGCATGAATCTCCAACTAGGGTTGCATTTAATTATTGGACTTTCTAATGATTTTCTATTGGTGGATGTTAATGATGACTTTAGAATCACTGGCCTATTTCCTGAGAACAGCGACAATAACGAAATGTACTATTATTTCAACCACAGTACATTCAGCTACTTTGGTCTCAGTAGCAGTGGTCCATCTATACGGATTTTAAAGGccaatgaagatgaatatTGCCTTATCAAAGATAATCAGATCATCATTTTGTCGTCTAAGGATTCGGCCATATCTGTCAAAGAAAGTAATGTCAAATTGTCAGCATCTCCTGTGTTTCTATCCTTCATCTACCCCTCTtatttgttggtggtatATAATAAAAAAGTGGAAATAATAGACTTGGAGCTGGGAGAGTTGGTACAAAAAatccatcaccaaataaACTCCAACAGCATTCCTGTATTCGTGAATGACGCATTCATTTTCCTTGGAGCCAACACTGATTTGATACAATTCAACATTTTGAATTTCCAGCAACAGATAGACCAATATCTCAGATTTGGTTTCGGCGACGAtagaagaaactcaaaaaaAGACCCCAAGACTGACTTGGCTTTAGTTGGTCTTCAAAGGGCCCTTAAGTTCGTCGAGAAAattgacgaagaagatgaattCTTTGGTGGTTCTCGTGTGGgaaaggagaagaagaagcagttGATGCTAAGAGACTTAAATAAGCAAAGAGCATTTATCTTATTCGAACGATATGGAAAGTACCATGAGTCCTTGATAGAGATTTGCAGCGACTGGTTGGTATCATATAAGGATGTGTTAGATCTCTTCCCCGATTTCTTAAAGCGGGAGTTTTATGATCGGTCCAATGCCACCATCGCCAATGAAGCTCTTAAAAATACTCGAAACGTCGTCAAGAAAATTACTCTCGACGAGCTCCAGCAAAGTAAGTTGAATGCATTGACAACAGCTGATTCAGCCACCGAAGTGGAGAATGACAGGCTGTCAAAAGCCACTTTAACGAGCAGAATGCCCAGTACTATATTTGGACAGACTAAGTCCCAAAACCTAAGAAAGTTTGGAAAagccatcaacaacttaaTCATATATTTAACAGACCAACGTCGTATTCATTTGGCTTTTCTAAATGATGAAGGATTCTTCTGGAAAGGTATCAATATCACTCCTGTGGATTTGTATGATTTCATTACTCCAGAACTAATGACATCATCTTTGAACCAAATTGCTATAGAGATTGATACTTGTTTATTCCTTTGCTACTTCTATTGCAAACCAATGCTCCTAGGACCATTACTAAGGCTCCCCAATAACTGTTGTGATGCCAGTATCGTTAACCAGTGTTTACTTTCCAATCACGATAGTGACAATAACTTTCTCAAAGAGCTATTGGACTTTTATTTCGGAAGAAAGCTACATAAGGAAGCCTTGGAAATGCTTTACAAGCTTGCCCACGAagataatgataatgaagcTCTAGAGTCTGGTGGAATATCACACCTCACCATTCAATATTTGCAAAAGCTTGGAAATATCGAGCTTGGTCTTGTGTTTGAGCATTCCAAATGGTTACTCACTGATCCTGACCAGGACCCCATGTTAAATGGGAAGTTAATATTCATGAACGAGACTTACGAGTGTGAAAGCTATGATAatttcaaagttcttgagtATTTCGTTGAGGTAATTTGCAGCGAAGAGTTGGCTGTTGAATATCTCGAATGGATAATATTTGAAAGTGACTTCAATGATCAACCAAACAAGCAACATATAATGCCCAAGTTTCATACAAAACTTTGTTTAATGTACTTGAACATCCTCAAGGAGATGGATAGAAATGATGCTGGATTCGAAACCAGTGAACCATACCAGAAACTTTACAAGTTTCTTCAGACAACGTCTCTATATGAGCCATGGACGGTACTCAAACATATTCCCACCAACGAAGTGAAATTATTACGGTTTACCATATTCATATACAAAAGATTGGGTGAACATGATAAAGCTATTGATGTGTTGTACGGTCAGCTAGATGATCTTGATTCAGCCATCAAATATTGTTCAGACATTTACACGGAGAACAACAAAGACCTTGGAACTAAGCTACTTCACAAATTACTTGAAGACTTATTGATGAACTATACGGAAAACACGGACTCAATATCTAAGCTTTTGAAGTCTCAAGGGTCTAAAATGGACACTTTGAGAGTTCTTACCAGTCTTCCACCATCTTTCCCAGTCAGGAAGCTTGACAGGTTTTTGAGCAATCAGTACAGAATGAGCAAGAAAACATTGGTGGATAGTCGGTTAGCCAGTCAATTATACAAAGTGGGAAATATAAAGCTCCAACATGAATTGCTCATGAGACTGAATAAAAGCTACACAATTGAAAGCAGTAAGAAATTATGCCCCATCTGCAAAAAACGATTGGGATACAGTGTTTTCACAGTGAGAAATGACCAAATCGTCCATTATGCATGCTACCAAACCGAAGTCGGTAACTAA